CTCCGCGACGGGCGTGCGCCCGCCGCTCCCTGGCGGAATTCCACCCTGTCCACAACGGTTTCCCGCCACCTTCTGCCGGCCGACCCGGCCCCGGATCGGCCTGTCCGACGACCTGGCCCGGAAACCGTCGGCACGTTTCGGCCAACGGGTCCGCGCCCTGCCGACGAACCGTTGGCCATATGTTAGCGATCCGTTGGCGGACCTTGATGTGATCACTTGCATCGGATCCGGCCCACGGCGCGCGCGTATGTCGCGTAACTCGGGGGAGTGTCGCCGCAGGCTGGGTTCGGGGACGCAAGGGGCCCCGGTCGGCGGAGGTGAACGCCCGGGGCCCCGTCCCGTTCCCTCTCCGCGCCGTATGCACGGTGTTCACGCCGGCCGGCTCACCGCACAAGCCCGCACCCCGCCGCTCAGATCACCGGCGGACGCCCGAGCCGGGTGAGCCGCCACACCGTCCGCCACCGCATGGGGCGGCGCTCGCCGGCCGGTTCCCGCAGACCCTCCACGAAACCGCCGAACCAGGCCCGCAGCCCCGCCAGGGAGCGCGTGCGGGCGAGGGTGAGCAGCGTCCACACCCCGAGGTGCACGGGGATCAGCGGCAGCGGCAGCCGGCGCCGGGCGAGCCAGACGCGGTTGCGGGCGTTGACGCGGTAGTAGATGGCGTGCCGGGCCGGGGAGGTCTTGGGGTGCTGGAGCAGCAGTTCGGGGGCGTAGAGGATCTTCCAGCCGGCGTCGGCGGCTCGCCAGGCGAGGTCGGTCTCCTCGTGCGCGAAGAAGAACTCGGCGGGCCAGTCCCCCGTCCCGGCCAGCATCGCCATGCGCAGGGCGTGGCCGCCGCCGAGGAATCCGGTGACGTAACCCCCGCGCAGGGGATCGGACTTGCCGACGCGCGGCACATGCCGCTGCTGTGTCTCGCCGTGCTCGTCGGCGATGCGGAAGCCGACGATGCCGAGGCGCGGGTCGGCGGCGTACAGGTCCCGTACGCGCCGCAGGACGTCGGCGTCGACGAGCAGCCCGTCGTCGTCCAACTCCACGACGATGTCGACGTCGCCGTACTCGCGCAGGCGGGCGAGGGCGACGTTCCGGCCGCCCGGGCAGCCGAGGTTCTCCTCCACGTCGATGGTGGTGACCTCGCCGGGCAGGGAGAGCCGGCGGGGGAACTCGGGCAGCCGGCAGCCGTTGCCGACGACCACGATGCGGGCGGGGGCGAGGTCCTGCTTGGCCACGGACTCGAGCAGGGCGTCGACCTCGGCGGGCCGGTTGCCCATGGTCACCACGGCGACGGCGATCCTCGGCTCCACCACGTCCCTCACCCCATCCGGCCGACGGCGGCACCACGCCCTGACCGCGCGGTGCCCACCGTTCACCAAGATGTTGCCTCAGATCCCCGGGTTCACCGGACCCCGATTCACTTTGCGGCCCCTTTGCTCCTGTTTTGTTCATACGTTTCCTCAGCCGCCGGAAGGCGGGCTGTTCGGCCGTCGCGGGGAGTCGAGCGGGATTCGAGGGCGAGGTGGGACGGTGAGTGCACTGCGGGGAGTGGCGCCGGGTGAAGGGATGGATCCTGTGGACAACCGCGAGCACGTCACCGAGCATTCGATCAC
Above is a genomic segment from Streptomyces fodineus containing:
- a CDS encoding glycosyltransferase family 2 protein, producing the protein MVEPRIAVAVVTMGNRPAEVDALLESVAKQDLAPARIVVVGNGCRLPEFPRRLSLPGEVTTIDVEENLGCPGGRNVALARLREYGDVDIVVELDDDGLLVDADVLRRVRDLYAADPRLGIVGFRIADEHGETQQRHVPRVGKSDPLRGGYVTGFLGGGHALRMAMLAGTGDWPAEFFFAHEETDLAWRAADAGWKILYAPELLLQHPKTSPARHAIYYRVNARNRVWLARRRLPLPLIPVHLGVWTLLTLARTRSLAGLRAWFGGFVEGLREPAGERRPMRWRTVWRLTRLGRPPVI